A region from the Acyrthosiphon pisum isolate AL4f chromosome A1, pea_aphid_22Mar2018_4r6ur, whole genome shotgun sequence genome encodes:
- the LOC100162001 gene encoding protein PRRC1: protein MDGSTTSPTRKMSKADQLLSKLPPPTLLPSFVTDALNEPRPAQTNPVLNATDVTSQNFHTPMFSPVITSKNEENVELPTSPSNEAVTDKAVKSEQSSSKADLFNWMKGSSSSIFSMVAEKAKNSVDAVLTTLDPQMKDTLNPNTFDNTDIVVASEKEIVVSAVREGFQKVFGKAVVRGLEAPDQPFAAQLVGFSAASKATRYCIDSVRLHVVKGPVVSFERFIVEPIESSKLGFRFINLMC from the exons ATGGACGGATCGACAACGA GTCCTACGAGAAAAATGTCAAAAGCCGATCAGCTCCTGTCGAAGCTACCACCGCCGACACTGTTGCCTAGTTTTGTCACTGACGCTTTGAATG aGCCCAGACCTGCCCAAACCAACCCGGTGTTGAACGCGACAGACGTGACTAGTCAAAACTTTCACACTCCAATGTTTTC GCCTGTAATAACTAGTAAAAATGAAGAGAATGTGGAATTGCCCACAAGTCCTTCCAATGAAGCAGTCACTGATAAAGCTGTTAAAAGTGAACAGTCATCGAGCAAAGCGGATTTGTTTAACTGGATGAAAGGCAGTAGCTCTAGTATTTTTTCGATGGTTGCCGAAAAAGCAAAGAATTCTGTAGACGCAGTACTCACAACATTAGACCCACAAATGAAAGATACATTaaatc cCAATACTTTTGATAACACCGATATTGTCGTTGCTTCCGAAAAAGAAATTGTCGTCAGTGCAGTAAGAGAGggttttcaaaaagtttttgGAAAGGCAGTCGTTAG agGACTTGAAGCACCAGATCAACCGTTTGCTGCACAGTTGGTTGGATTTTCTGCCGCATCCAAAGCCACAAGATATTGCATTGATTCTGTTAGATTACATGTGGTGAAAGGTCCTGTCGTCTCCTTTGAAAGATTTATTGTAGAACCAATAGAATCCAGTAAGTTGGGATTTCGTTTCATAAATTTAATGTgctag